One genomic segment of Streptomyces liangshanensis includes these proteins:
- a CDS encoding HD domain-containing protein, producing the protein MPEIVAGIEIPDSTLAREATELVRDTASPLLYDHSRRVFLFGSLQGRRRGLPYDPELLYVGAMFHDLGLTEGYRTSQQRFEIDGADAARDFLLRHGLSRDSARIAWTAIALHTTPEIPAHMEPEVALVTAGVEFDVLGMGLDVVPEEVRAEVVAAHPRPDFKRRILQAFTEGIEHRPQTAFGNVKADVLAHFSPGFVRTDFVEVIENSAWPE; encoded by the coding sequence ATGCCCGAGATCGTCGCCGGTATCGAGATCCCCGACAGCACGCTCGCCAGGGAGGCCACGGAGCTGGTCAGGGACACCGCGAGCCCGCTGCTGTACGACCACTCCCGCCGCGTCTTCCTGTTCGGCTCGCTCCAGGGGCGGCGGCGCGGACTCCCGTACGACCCCGAGCTGCTCTACGTCGGCGCGATGTTCCACGACCTCGGGCTGACCGAGGGCTACCGGACCTCGCAGCAGCGGTTCGAGATCGACGGCGCCGACGCGGCCCGCGACTTCCTGCTGCGCCACGGCCTCTCGCGGGACAGCGCGCGCATCGCGTGGACCGCGATCGCGCTGCACACGACACCCGAGATCCCGGCCCACATGGAGCCGGAGGTGGCGCTGGTGACGGCGGGGGTGGAGTTCGACGTCCTCGGGATGGGGCTGGACGTCGTCCCCGAGGAGGTCAGGGCCGAGGTGGTGGCGGCGCACCCGAGGCCGGACTTCAAGCGGCGGATCCTCCAGGCGTTCACGGAGGGCATCGAACACCGCCCGCAGACGGCCTTCGGGAACGTGAAGGCGGACGTGCTGGCGCACTTCTCGCCGGGCTTCGTCCGTACGGACTTCGTCGAGGTGATCGAGAACTCGGCGTGGCCGGAGTGA
- a CDS encoding serine/threonine-protein kinase, whose protein sequence is MERLVADDPQHIGSYRLLARLGVGGMGRVYLARSNRGRTVAVKLVRRDLAEREEFRSRFRQEVAAARRVGGAWTAPVLDADTEAEVPWVATGYVAGPTLQTIVSGDDGTGSGHGPLPERSVRVLASGLARALQDIHAAGLIHRDLKPSNVLVTIEGPRVIDFGIARALESVGEDGLTRTGALMGSPGFMAPEQVRGDRVTAACDIFCLGSVLVYAATGRQPFGAADSGIPALLFRIAQEEPDLSDLPDGLRELTAHCLQKDPAARPTTTDVLARLADTHQGPSTSGEPWLPGGLLAQLGQGAVELLNQEDPATQGRGTPTPGTHELPTARATTPPQLPLPQATLQPPYGYPRTPQTSQTSQTQPTPQPPNGFGPPTPPGAPFGPTPPYGATPPYGATPPHGATPPYEPISPTPYDPQTPPPEPPPRNKRATVALILVALIVAIGAGGSVYAFMDGGGTSDNKARSTDTRTSAPTPPTDQSPPPSVSPSPSPSETPGEVPKEYLGTWTGGVDTGTGTNTRELVITQGKVGETVLSLTADGPTDTGTYHCVFEAPLAAAPTPGKPVRIGPSKVTVGEPAESCSPGNPTELKLLTDGRLSRTTTTGEKLTYTKSN, encoded by the coding sequence ATGGAAAGACTCGTAGCAGATGATCCGCAACACATCGGCTCCTACCGGCTGTTGGCACGCCTCGGGGTGGGCGGCATGGGCCGGGTGTACCTGGCGCGCTCGAACCGGGGACGTACCGTCGCCGTCAAGCTCGTACGGCGGGATCTGGCCGAACGGGAGGAGTTCCGCAGCCGGTTCCGGCAGGAGGTGGCGGCGGCGCGGCGCGTCGGGGGCGCGTGGACGGCGCCGGTGCTCGACGCCGACACGGAGGCGGAGGTGCCCTGGGTCGCGACCGGGTACGTGGCGGGGCCGACGCTCCAGACGATCGTCTCGGGCGACGACGGCACCGGCTCCGGCCACGGCCCGCTGCCCGAACGCTCCGTACGCGTCCTCGCGTCGGGCCTCGCCCGCGCGCTCCAGGACATCCACGCGGCGGGGCTGATCCACCGCGACCTCAAGCCGTCCAACGTCCTGGTGACGATCGAGGGCCCGCGTGTCATCGACTTCGGCATAGCCCGCGCGCTGGAGTCGGTCGGCGAGGACGGCCTGACCAGGACCGGCGCGCTGATGGGCTCGCCGGGCTTCATGGCACCGGAACAGGTGCGGGGCGACCGGGTGACGGCCGCGTGCGACATCTTCTGCCTGGGCTCGGTCCTGGTGTACGCGGCGACGGGCCGGCAGCCGTTCGGCGCGGCGGACAGCGGGATACCGGCGCTGCTGTTCCGTATCGCGCAGGAGGAACCGGACCTGTCCGACCTCCCCGACGGGCTAAGGGAGTTGACAGCCCACTGCCTCCAGAAGGACCCGGCCGCCCGCCCGACGACGACGGACGTGCTGGCCCGCCTGGCGGACACCCACCAGGGCCCGAGCACGAGCGGCGAACCGTGGCTGCCGGGCGGCCTGCTGGCCCAACTGGGCCAGGGCGCGGTGGAGTTGCTCAACCAGGAGGACCCGGCGACGCAGGGACGGGGAACGCCCACCCCCGGAACGCACGAACTACCGACAGCGCGCGCCACGACCCCACCCCAACTGCCCCTGCCGCAGGCGACCCTCCAGCCACCGTACGGATACCCCCGGACCCCCCAGACCTCGCAAACCTCGCAGACCCAACCAACTCCCCAACCACCCAACGGCTTCGGCCCCCCGACACCCCCCGGGGCCCCGTTCGGCCCCACACCACCGTACGGAGCGACCCCGCCCTACGGAGCGACCCCGCCGCACGGAGCGACCCCGCCGTACGAACCGATCAGCCCCACCCCGTACGACCCACAGACCCCACCCCCCGAACCACCGCCCCGCAACAAGCGCGCGACCGTCGCGCTGATCCTGGTGGCCCTGATCGTGGCGATCGGCGCGGGCGGTTCGGTGTACGCGTTCATGGACGGCGGCGGCACGAGCGACAACAAGGCCCGCTCGACCGACACCCGCACCTCCGCCCCCACCCCACCAACGGACCAATCCCCACCCCCATCCGTCTCCCCCTCCCCGTCCCCATCGGAGACGCCGGGCGAGGTACCGAAGGAGTACCTGGGCACCTGGACGGGCGGTGTCGACACCGGTACGGGCACGAACACCCGCGAACTGGTCATCACCCAGGGCAAGGTGGGCGAGACGGTCCTCTCCCTCACGGCGGACGGCCCGACGGACACCGGCACGTACCACTGCGTCTTCGAAGCCCCCCTGGCCGCCGCCCCCACCCCGGGCAAACCGGTCCGCATCGGCCCGTCGAAGGTCACGGTCGGCGAACCGGCGGAGTCCTGCTCACCGGGCAACCCGACAGAACTGAAGCTACTCACCGACGGCAGACTGAGCCGCACCACAACAACCGGCGAGAAGCTGACGTACACAAAGTCGAACTGA
- a CDS encoding GNAT family N-acetyltransferase codes for MLIRRETPADHPAVRAVTAAAFARPEQPVPIEVTLLDALRASDAWLPALSLVATDDEGAVVGHVVCTRGHVDTTPVLGLGPLSVAPAHQRRGVGLALMHATLGAADALDEPLVALLGNPAYYTRYGFRRSTDHHITPPNASWGPHFQVRTLTAYSNDLQGQFAYAEPFDEV; via the coding sequence ATGCTGATCCGCCGCGAGACCCCAGCCGACCACCCCGCCGTACGCGCCGTCACGGCAGCCGCCTTCGCCCGCCCGGAACAGCCGGTGCCCATCGAGGTCACTCTGCTGGACGCGCTGCGCGCGTCCGACGCCTGGCTCCCCGCGCTCTCCCTCGTGGCGACGGACGACGAGGGCGCGGTGGTCGGCCACGTCGTCTGCACACGCGGCCACGTCGACACCACCCCGGTCCTGGGCCTCGGCCCCCTGAGCGTGGCCCCCGCCCACCAGCGCCGCGGGGTGGGCCTGGCCCTGATGCACGCCACACTGGGCGCGGCCGACGCCCTGGACGAACCCCTGGTGGCCCTCCTAGGCAACCCGGCGTACTACACCCGCTACGGCTTCCGCCGGAGCACCGACCACCACATCACCCCACCGAACGCGTCCTGGGGCCCGCACTTCCAGGTCCGCACCCTGACGGCGTACAGCAACGACCTACAGGGCCAGTTCGCGTACGCGGAGCCGTTCGACGAGGTGTAG